In Calliopsis andreniformis isolate RMS-2024a chromosome 8, iyCalAndr_principal, whole genome shotgun sequence, one DNA window encodes the following:
- the LOC143182530 gene encoding uncharacterized protein LOC143182530, which produces MIYWQTPLRGIHGSLAPKKTRGPVRKERNLSIPLWATKEFLIPFCETIRNIPREEEEESTGRFHSCSSDGANELLAGFVARRPCGEYRFQSGCIRNTIRRGFPSKRPSTALNTSKLEPNTSRPSRRIEFSCVQKRSAHKGATTNGRRGTPSNFQ; this is translated from the exons ATGATTTACTGGCAGACG CCGTTGCGTGGTATCCACGGCTCGCTGGCCCCTA AAAAAACGAGGGGCCCGGTACGGAAGGAAAGAAATTTGTCGATCCCTCTCTGGGCGACGAAGGAATTCCTTATTCCTTTCTGCGAAacgattcgaaatattccaaggGAAGAGGAGGAAGAGTCGACCGgcaggtttcactcttgttCGAGCGACGGTGCCAATGAATTATTAG CTGGTTTTGTTGCGCGCCGACCTTGCGGGGAATATCGATTTCAATCGGGGTGTATACGGAATACAATCCGCCGTGGGTTTCCTTCGAAAAGGCCGAGCACGGCTCTGAATACCAGTAAGCTCGAACCAAATACCTCGCGCCCTTCGCGGAGAATCGAGTTCTCGTGTGTTCAAAAACGTTCTGCTCACAAAGGCGCGACTACGAACGGAAGGAGAGGGACTCCATCGAATTTCCAATGA
- the LOC143182628 gene encoding uncharacterized protein LOC143182628: MIAGGSFVRKIYDTGVNKVTSRQCRPGFQEVAATWAAPLFAFLKQITSSPVSVSSRSLQSQPKSLVMLSQCRIVQSNGYPSRCTLEKPFASWRRKTVFRKYSVCLIETCYSLRNS; the protein is encoded by the exons ATGATCGCTGGTGGGAGTTTCGTCCGAAAGATTTATGACACTGGTGTCAATAAAGTCACCAGTCGCCAGTGTCGTCCTGGCTTTCAGGAAGTTGCCGCAACCTGGGCCGCGCCTCTCTTTGCATTTCT AAAGCAGATAACATCGAGCCCGGTCTCTGTTTCGTCAAGATCGCTACAGTCGCAACCGAAATCTCTCGTGATGTTATCCCAGTGTCGCATTGTTCAGTCGAATGGGTATCCATCTCGATGCACTTTGGAGAAACCCTTTGCTTCTTGGAGAAGAAAAACAGTTTTCAGGAAATACAGTGTCTGCTTGATAGAGACTTGCTACTCGTTGAGGAATTCATAG